A genomic window from Poecilia reticulata strain Guanapo unplaced genomic scaffold, Guppy_female_1.0+MT scaffold_276, whole genome shotgun sequence includes:
- the LOC103460683 gene encoding calpain-A-like isoform X2, which produces MPVHGVCKNIMSARQKDRGYGTSQNPDRFQQQDYLQLKQILLTQNKLFRDEAFPPDQRSIGQGKLEPAQLAQVQWLRPRDIVTNPFFILDGVSRFDFGQGQVGNCWFLASLGALTFHKEIFKLIVPLDQTCLGKDYCGLFHFRFWRFGKWVDVVIDDKLPTVSRKPIFARSKDECEFWPALIEKAYAKVCGSYADMTSGTPAEAMRDFTGGVHMCIQLSDPSPNLWKLLCRAGRSRTFMSCSSIPKTEATTGDRLANGLVPGHAYTVTGLKELQSQETAVNLVRLWNPWGHGEWIGDWSDKSPLWQSVSTKDREKCLTVENDGEFWMSLEDCCRYYTNIEICGMRPDFLDEDPACHWKTSMYENRWVAGTTAGGYINHTETFWTNPQYRIKVSGKPNSSQTRNTLVSLMQKPDKRNRRSAQLLFIGFIIFEVSEKDEKRAGKFPASFFSSHRPIAQTRTLMKSREVTEFLTLKPGEYVIVPCTDKPDQTASFLLTIFSREETRCYENSGHSFNNPVGKVKKEKNCQDVENKMLLLRQYSDKYEEVDAELLQQLLKGDLISGSFSIDACRSMVALMDESGDGKLDSQEFGYLWHKVTKYKQVFAKMDVSQTGTLSLTELRNALRDSGMSISDELLNLMAVRYGASSGHMTLENFISLSLRLSRMNKIFTELSDGRNVTLSRPEWLFLSMYT; this is translated from the exons ATGCCTGTACACGGTGTGTGTAAGAACATCATGAGCGCTCGGCAGAAGGACCGCGGCTACGGGACGTCGCAGAACCCGGATCGGTTCCAGCAGCAGGACTACCTGCAGCTGAAACAGATCCTCCTGACCCAAAACAAGCTGTTCAGAGACGAGGCGTTCCCTCCAGACCAGCGCTCCATCGGCCAGGGCAAGCTGGAGCCGGCGCAGCTGGCCCAAGTGCAGTGGCTCAGACCAAGA gaCATTGTGACCAATCCGTTCTTCATCCTCGATGGCGTYTCCAGGTTCGACTTCGGTCAGGGACAAGTTG GAAACTGCTGGTTCCTGGCGTCTCTCGGAGCGCTGACCTTCCACAAAGAGATCTTCAAGCTGATTGTTCCTCTGGACCAGACCTGCCTGGGGAAGGACTACTGTGGGCTGTTTCACTTCAGG TTCTGGAGGTTTGGGAAGTGGGTGGATGTGGTGATTGACGACAAGCTGCCGACAGTCAGCAGGAAACCCATCTTTGCCCGTTCCAAAGACGAGTGTGAGTTCTGGCCCGCTTTGATTGAGAAGGCCTACGCCAA GGTTTGTGGATCCTATGCGGATATGACGTCTGGGACTCCAGCAGAGGCCATGAGGGATTTCACCGGCGGTGTCCACATGTGCATCCAGCTGTCAGATCCTTCCCCTAATCTCTGGAAGCTCCTGTGCAGAGCTGGACGCTCCAGGACGTTCATGAGCTGCAGCTCCATCCCAAAAACG GAAGCAACTACTGGCGACAGGCTAGCGAACGGACTGGTCCCGGGCCACGCCTACACGGTGACGGGTCTGAAAGAG CTGCAGAGCCAGGAGACGGCGGTGAACCTGGTGCGCCTGTGGAACCCCTGGGGCCACGGAGAGTGGATCGGAGACTGGAGCGACAA GTCTCCTCTGTGGCAAAGCGTCAGCACAAAGGACCGCGAGAAGTGCCTCACTGTGGAGAACGATGGAGAGTTTTG GATGAGCCTGGAGGATTGCTGCAGATATTACACCAACATTGAAATCTGCGGCATGAGACCCGACTTCCTGGACGAAGACCCGGCCTGCCACTGGAAGACGTCCATGTACGAGAACCGCTGGGTGGCAGGAACCACGGCTGGAGGCTACATCAACCACACAG AGACTTTCTGGACCAATCCCCAGTATCGGATCAAGGTCTCTGGAAAACCCAACTCCTCTCAGACCAGGAACACCCTGGTGTCTCTCATGCAGAAGCCAGACAAGAGGAACAGGCGTTCGGCGCAGCTCCTCTTCATCGGCTTCATCATCTTTGAG GTGTCAGAAAAA GATGAGAAACGCGCCGGAAAGTTCCCGGCATCGTTCTTCAGCAGCCATAGACCCATTGCCCAAACCAGGACGTTGATGAAGAGCCGTGAAGTGACGGAGTTCCTCACGCTGAAGCCTGGAGAGTACGTCATCGTGCCATGCACCGACAAGCCCGACCAGACCGCCTCCTTCCTGCTGACCATCTTCTCCCGGGAGGAGACCCGCTGCTA TGAAAACTCTGGACACAGTTTTAACAATCCAGTTGGAAAG gtgaagaaagagaaaaactgccaggatgttgaaaataaaatgctgctcCTCCGTCAGTACTCAGACAAG TATGAAGAAGTCGacgctgagctgctgcagcagcttctgaaaG GTGACCTGATATCAGGAAGCTTCAGCATCGACGCATGTCGCAGCATGGTGGCTCTGATGGAT GAATCTGGAGACGGGAAGCTGGACAGTCAGGAGTTTGGTTATCTGTGGCACAAGGTTACGAAATATAAG CaagtttttgcaaaaatggATGTTTCCCAAACGGGAACGCTGTCACTGACGGAGCTGAGGAATGCTTTGAGAGACTCAG GTATGAGCATCAGCGATGAATTGCTCAACCTGATGGCGGTTCGCTACGGCGCCTCCTCGGGTCACATGACCCTGGAGAACTTCATCAGCCTCAGCCTTCGCCTGAGCCGCATGAACA AAATCTTTACGGAGCTGTCGGATGGGAGAAACGTCACACTGTCCAGGCCAGAG TGGCTGTTCCTCTCCATGTACACCTGA
- the LOC103460694 gene encoding calpain-3-like: MPPPGACLNIMEARHRRDGFGRACSPGRLFGQDFQQLKEFCVSRRLKFIDDMFPPDRKSIGQGVLSPSDLARVVWLRPAIIAQNPSFVLRGFSRFDFGQGVLGNCWFLASIGALTFQDPILQQVVPQEQGFDENYCGLFHFRFWRFGKWVDVVIDDKLPTINGSLIFVQSKKQNEFWPALLEKAYAKVCGSYTDMNAGTPAEAMMDFTGGVHMSIPLTDPPPDLWGMMSRAGNFGALLSCSTPQGESSSLTXSPNGLVQGHAYTVTGVVQVTSRGKPVKMLRLWNPWGKGEWTGDWSDRSSLWQTVSSQDREKCLSVVDDGEFWMTLEDFSKFFTDLDICGLNPNFLDEDSSSQWTTSVAEGRWVAGTTAGGCMNYKDSFWTNPQYRVKLCGEKAEKNILVSLMQKPDKRNRHLAQNLHIGFSIFEVKEQHQAHRGKFTASFFSSQQPVAQTKTFMNAREVMELLTLKPGEYMIVPSTFHPNETASFLLTILSKSETRCYENSGERSPEPVPEAMKVKNRQEDENKNAFFRQHSDKHLDAKHVAAKANVSVHTVKKLQDLQEFLKLWKDQLCSNEVGKNLKIKNRDLQSGGFSIDACRSMVALMDTSVTGRLNSSEFIRLWNKVVIYKDIFFQTDVSRTGTLSLTELRNALVASGMRVSDDTLNLMALRYGAPSGHMTLESFISLILRLDCMFKIFRELSDGKTMSLQESEWIYVSMYT, from the exons ATGCCGCCTCCAGGAGCCTGTCTGAACATCATGGAGGCCCGCCACCGCCGGGACGGCTTCGGCCGCGCCTGCAGCCCCGGCCGGCTCTTCGGACAGGACTTCCAGCAGCTGAAGGAGTTCTGTGTCAGCAGGCGGCTGAAGTTCATCGACGACATGTTCCCGCCTGACAGGAAGTCCATCGGACAGGGAGTCCTGAGCCCCTCGGACCTGGCCCGGGTCGTCTGGCTCCGGCCGGCG ATAATTGCTCAGAACCCGTCCTTCGTCCTGCGAGGGTTCTCCAGGTTTGACTTTGGTCAAGGAGTTCTGG GAAACTGCTGGTTTCTGGCGTCGATCGGCGCGCTGACGTTCCAGGATCCAATCCTCCAGCAGGTCGTCCCTCAGGAACAAGGCTTTGATGAGAACTACTGCGGCCTGTTTCATTTCAGG TTCTGGAGATTTGGGAAGTGGGTGGACGTTGTGATTGACGACAAGCTGCCAACGATCAACGGCAGCCTGATCTTCGTTCAGTCCAAGAAGCAGAACGAGTTCTGGCCCGCCCTGCTGGAGAAAGCATACGCCAA GGTGTGTGGCTCCTACACCGACATGAACGCTGGGACTCCTGCAGAGGCCATGATGGACTTCACCGGAGGCGTCCACATGTCCATCCCGCTGACGGATCCTCCTCCGGACCTGTGGGGGATGATGTCCAGAGCCGGGAACTTTGGCGCTCTGCTCAGCTGTAGCACGCCACAAGGG GAGTCGTCCTCGTTGACCTYGTCTCCCAACGGCCTAGTCCAGGGCCACGCCTACACTGTGACTGGAGTCGTCCAG GTGACGAGCAGAGGGAAGCCGGTGAAGATGCTGCGTCTGTGGAATCCCTGGGGAAAAGGAGAGTGGACCGGAGACTGGAGCGACCG STCGTCTCTGTGGCAGACCGTGAGCTCCCAAGACCGAGAGAAATGCCTTTCAGTGGTCGACGACGGAGAGTTTTG GATGACGCTGGAGGACTTCTCCAAGTTCTTCACAGATCTTGACATCTGTGGTCTGAACCCGAACTTCCTGGACGAAGACTCGTCTTCCCAGTGGACGACCTCTGTGGCGGAGGGCCGGTGGGTGGCGGGAACAACGGCTGGAGGCTGCATGAACTACAAAG ACAGCTTCTGGACCAATCCACAGTACCGAGTCAAGCTGTGTGGCGAGAAGGCTGAGAAAAACATCCTGGTGTCTCTGATGCAAAAACCTGACAAGAGGAACCGACACCTGGCCCAGAACCTCCACATCGGCTTCTCCATCTTCGAG GTGAAAGAACAG CATCAGGCACACAGGGGGAAATTCACGGCCTCGTTCTTCAGCTCTCAACAACCCGTCGCCCAAACGAAGACCTTCATGAACGCTCGGGAagtgatggagctgctgacgcTGAAGCCTGGAGAGTACATGATCGTCCCGTCCACCTTCCATCCCAACGAGACGGCGTCCTTCCTCCTGACCATCCTGTCCAAGTCCGAGACCCGCTGCTA TGAGAACTCTGGTGAGCGCTCTCCAGAACCGGTTCCAGAG GCGATGAAGGTGAAGAACAGACAGGAGGATGAAAATAAGAACGCTTTCTTCCGTCAACATTCAGACAAG CACCTcgatgctaaacatgtagcagctaaagctaatgttagcgtCCACACTGTAAAGAAGCTCCAGGACCTCCAGGAGTTCCTGAAACTCTGGAAAGATCAACTTTGCTCCAATGAGGTGGGGAAGAACCTGAAGATTAAAAACC GAGACCTGCAATCCGGGGGTTTCAGCATCGACGCCTGTCGGAGCATGGTAGCTCTCATGGAC ACGTCAGTAACTGGGAGGCTGAACAGCAGCGAGTTCATCCGGCTGTGGAACAAAGTCGTCATTTACAAG gacattttctttcaaacgGATGTTTCTCGGACCGGAACCCTGTCGCTGACGGAGCTCAGGAACGCGCTCGTCGCTTCAG GGATGAGAGTCTCTGACGACACACTGAACCTGATGGCGCTGCGCTACGGCGCCCCCTCTGGTCACATGACACTGGAGAGCTTCATCAGCCTCATCCTGCGTCTGGACTGCATGTTCA AGATCTTCCGGGAGCTGTCTGATGGGAAAACGATGAGCCTGCAGGAGTCAGAG TGGATCTACGTTTCCATGTACACGTGA
- the cd93 gene encoding complement component C1q receptor codes for MLLIFLLPLISSLEGSSGAKQEMLCSPKACFVLNMEPVGFHKAQDICQEDGGYLMTLRDREEEEDLRSLLSLVEKQXPGQVLKVWIGLTLMKKDCVLPDRPLRGFKWVSGNEDSQYSNWEQEPPDTCVTESCVRVAYTFSDQDQLKWTPEGCRKEASYACKFYFQGMCPPLVLQGPGRIVYESIFLRQPLKTELKLLPYGTRAGVFCGGHETTSSRCMKLDGAYAWSPPGPFCXPETQNCQENNGGCAQECRQHRGAVRCSCREGWELEEDGFSCRMSDLCRPDTCEHSCVMGEAGVSCRCASGFRLXENQRNCSDVNECLSQACDSRGCINTAGSYRCVCEDGFRLTGGZCRHVNECEGVSAEDATARNRVLICVLGSVVPLLALVALTLFIAIFRCSRSKTEVKKKKSTADGYCWVSSGLDPRLEKLYESILTDDP; via the exons ATGTTGCTGATCTTCCTCCTGCCGCTCATCAGCAGCTTGGAGGGRTCATCAGGAGCCAAACAGGAGATGCTGTGCTCCCCCAAAGCCTGCTTCGTCCTGAACATGGAGCCCGTTGGCTTTCACAAGGCCCAGGACATCTGCCAGGAAGACGGCGGGTACCTGATGACTCTcagagacagagaggaggaggaggatctgCGCTCTCTTCTCTCGCTGGTTGAAAAACAACRTCCTGGCCAGGTGTTAAAGGTCTGGATCGGCTTGACGCTGATGAAGAAGGACTGCGTTCTCCCCGACAGGCCGCTCCGAGGGTTCAAATGGGTCTCTGGGAATGAAGATTCCCAGTATTCCAACTGGGAACAAGAGCCTCCTGACACATGCGTCACAGAGAGTTGTGTGAGGGTGGCTTACACCTTCTCAGACCAGGATCAGCTGAAATGGACCCCAGAAGGTTGTAGAAAAGAAGCTTCTTATGCCTGTAAGTTTTACTTCCAGGGGATGTGTCCCCCTCTGGTTCTGCAGGGGCCTGGAAGGATCGTCTATGAGTCCATCTTTTTAAGACAGCCTCTAAAAACGGAGCTGAAGCTGCTTCCGTACGGGACGCGGGCCGGAGTCTTTTGCGGTGGCCACGAGACGACTTCCTCTCGGTGCATGAAGCTGGACGGCGCCTACGCCTGGAGCCCTCCCGGGCCGTTCTGCWCRCCRGARACCCAGAACTGTCAGGAGAACAACGGAGGCTGTGCACAGGAGTGCCGGCAGCACAGAGGAGCTGTTCGCTGCTCCTGCAGAGAAGGTTGGGAGCTGGAAGAGGACGGGTTCTCCTGCAGGATGTCGGACCTGTGCCGACCCGATACCTGCGAGCACAGCTGTGTGATGGGCGAGGCCGGCGTTTCCTGCAGATGTGCCAGTGGCTTCAGACTGAGWGAAAACCAGCGGAACTGCTCCGACGTGAACGAGTGCCTCTCCCAGGCCTGCGACAGCCGCGGCTGCATCAACACCGCCGGCAGctacaggtgtgtgtgtgaggatgGCTTCCGCCTGACGGGCGGCSAATGCAGGCATGTGAACGAGTGTGAAGG GGTGTCCGCCGAGGACGCCACGGCCAGGAACAGGGTGCTGATCTGCGTCCTGGGCTCGGTCGTCCCGCTGCTCGCCCTCGTCGCTCTGACTCTCTTCATCGCCATCTTCCGCTGCAGTCGCTCCAAGACggaggtgaagaagaagaaaagcacgGCGGACGGCTACTGCTGGGTGTCCTCGGGTCTGGATCCACGGCTGGAGAAGCTGTATGAGTCCATCCTGACTGATGACCCCTGA
- the LOC103460683 gene encoding calpain-A-like isoform X1, which translates to MPVHGVCKNIMSARQKDRGYGTSQNPDRFQQQDYLQLKQILLTQNKLFRDEAFPPDQRSIGQGKLEPAQLAQVQWLRPRDIVTNPFFILDGVSRFDFGQGQVGNCWFLASLGALTFHKEIFKLIVPLDQTCLGKDYCGLFHFRFWRFGKWVDVVIDDKLPTVSRKPIFARSKDECEFWPALIEKAYAKVCGSYADMTSGTPAEAMRDFTGGVHMCIQLSDPSPNLWKLLCRAGRSRTFMSCSSIPKTEATTGDRLANGLVPGHAYTVTGLKELQSQETAVNLVRLWNPWGHGEWIGDWSDKSPLWQSVSTKDREKCLTVENDGEFWMSLEDCCRYYTNIEICGMRPDFLDEDPACHWKTSMYENRWVAGTTAGGYINHTETFWTNPQYRIKVSGKPNSSQTRNTLVSLMQKPDKRNRRSAQLLFIGFIIFEVSEKDEKRAGKFPASFFSSHRPIAQTRTLMKSREVTEFLTLKPGEYVIVPCTDKPDQTASFLLTIFSREETRCYENSGHSFNNPVGKVKKEKNCQDVENKMLLLRQYSDKYEEVDAELLQQLLKGLNMNDNNSQLMKMLLRRITSDLFPAGDLISGSFSIDACRSMVALMDESGDGKLDSQEFGYLWHKVTKYKQVFAKMDVSQTGTLSLTELRNALRDSGMSISDELLNLMAVRYGASSGHMTLENFISLSLRLSRMNKIFTELSDGRNVTLSRPEWLFLSMYT; encoded by the exons ATGCCTGTACACGGTGTGTGTAAGAACATCATGAGCGCTCGGCAGAAGGACCGCGGCTACGGGACGTCGCAGAACCCGGATCGGTTCCAGCAGCAGGACTACCTGCAGCTGAAACAGATCCTCCTGACCCAAAACAAGCTGTTCAGAGACGAGGCGTTCCCTCCAGACCAGCGCTCCATCGGCCAGGGCAAGCTGGAGCCGGCGCAGCTGGCCCAAGTGCAGTGGCTCAGACCAAGA gaCATTGTGACCAATCCGTTCTTCATCCTCGATGGCGTYTCCAGGTTCGACTTCGGTCAGGGACAAGTTG GAAACTGCTGGTTCCTGGCGTCTCTCGGAGCGCTGACCTTCCACAAAGAGATCTTCAAGCTGATTGTTCCTCTGGACCAGACCTGCCTGGGGAAGGACTACTGTGGGCTGTTTCACTTCAGG TTCTGGAGGTTTGGGAAGTGGGTGGATGTGGTGATTGACGACAAGCTGCCGACAGTCAGCAGGAAACCCATCTTTGCCCGTTCCAAAGACGAGTGTGAGTTCTGGCCCGCTTTGATTGAGAAGGCCTACGCCAA GGTTTGTGGATCCTATGCGGATATGACGTCTGGGACTCCAGCAGAGGCCATGAGGGATTTCACCGGCGGTGTCCACATGTGCATCCAGCTGTCAGATCCTTCCCCTAATCTCTGGAAGCTCCTGTGCAGAGCTGGACGCTCCAGGACGTTCATGAGCTGCAGCTCCATCCCAAAAACG GAAGCAACTACTGGCGACAGGCTAGCGAACGGACTGGTCCCGGGCCACGCCTACACGGTGACGGGTCTGAAAGAG CTGCAGAGCCAGGAGACGGCGGTGAACCTGGTGCGCCTGTGGAACCCCTGGGGCCACGGAGAGTGGATCGGAGACTGGAGCGACAA GTCTCCTCTGTGGCAAAGCGTCAGCACAAAGGACCGCGAGAAGTGCCTCACTGTGGAGAACGATGGAGAGTTTTG GATGAGCCTGGAGGATTGCTGCAGATATTACACCAACATTGAAATCTGCGGCATGAGACCCGACTTCCTGGACGAAGACCCGGCCTGCCACTGGAAGACGTCCATGTACGAGAACCGCTGGGTGGCAGGAACCACGGCTGGAGGCTACATCAACCACACAG AGACTTTCTGGACCAATCCCCAGTATCGGATCAAGGTCTCTGGAAAACCCAACTCCTCTCAGACCAGGAACACCCTGGTGTCTCTCATGCAGAAGCCAGACAAGAGGAACAGGCGTTCGGCGCAGCTCCTCTTCATCGGCTTCATCATCTTTGAG GTGTCAGAAAAA GATGAGAAACGCGCCGGAAAGTTCCCGGCATCGTTCTTCAGCAGCCATAGACCCATTGCCCAAACCAGGACGTTGATGAAGAGCCGTGAAGTGACGGAGTTCCTCACGCTGAAGCCTGGAGAGTACGTCATCGTGCCATGCACCGACAAGCCCGACCAGACCGCCTCCTTCCTGCTGACCATCTTCTCCCGGGAGGAGACCCGCTGCTA TGAAAACTCTGGACACAGTTTTAACAATCCAGTTGGAAAG gtgaagaaagagaaaaactgccaggatgttgaaaataaaatgctgctcCTCCGTCAGTACTCAGACAAG TATGAAGAAGTCGacgctgagctgctgcagcagcttctgaaaGGTTTGAACatgaatgacaataattcacagCTTATGAAGATGCTGCTAAGACGAATAACCTCTGACCTTTTCCCTGCAGGTGACCTGATATCAGGAAGCTTCAGCATCGACGCATGTCGCAGCATGGTGGCTCTGATGGAT GAATCTGGAGACGGGAAGCTGGACAGTCAGGAGTTTGGTTATCTGTGGCACAAGGTTACGAAATATAAG CaagtttttgcaaaaatggATGTTTCCCAAACGGGAACGCTGTCACTGACGGAGCTGAGGAATGCTTTGAGAGACTCAG GTATGAGCATCAGCGATGAATTGCTCAACCTGATGGCGGTTCGCTACGGCGCCTCCTCGGGTCACATGACCCTGGAGAACTTCATCAGCCTCAGCCTTCGCCTGAGCCGCATGAACA AAATCTTTACGGAGCTGTCGGATGGGAGAAACGTCACACTGTCCAGGCCAGAG TGGCTGTTCCTCTCCATGTACACCTGA